In a single window of the Nocardiopsis composta genome:
- a CDS encoding TetR family transcriptional regulator, producing MSRSRIPDRRERLPAAAHGLALERVRPATAVSGTAERTGIGKGAAYFEFPTKAAILDARLDQSEEHRS from the coding sequence GTGTCTCGTTCGCGGATTCCCGACCGCCGGGAGCGGTTGCCGGCTGCCGCGCACGGGCTCGCGCTCGAGCGAGTACGGCCGGCCACCGCCGTCTCCGGCACAGCCGAACGGACCGGCATCGGCAAAGGGGCCGCCTACTTCGAATTCCCCACCAAGGCGGCGATCCTCGACGCCCGGCTCGACCAATCGGAGGAACACCGATCATGA
- a CDS encoding alpha/beta fold hydrolase gives MITCQTAELPEGTIHYRVLGSSGPPVVLLHGGGIDNGDWMWRWLAPELAADHRVYVPDHPKHGQSWPWRARADQRGQEDMLARMLDHWQLDSATMIGLSLGSATALGHALRHPERVQRLVLTSSGGLQDRVQSHEFAWLSLRTPFSWMIGRSMTPESIRRWVRTKVAFADYVPSADIEALADLAAEELLTKRRHGGHLFCDWNRYETAPRHHRADFSDRVSELTQPVLFVHGEDDSAVPLRYPRAAAAAAPRGQLVVIKEAGHFCPVERPREYGAAVRKFLAETATCA, from the coding sequence ATGATCACCTGTCAGACCGCCGAGCTCCCCGAAGGCACGATCCACTACCGGGTTCTGGGCTCCTCGGGCCCTCCCGTCGTCCTGCTGCACGGCGGCGGGATCGACAACGGGGACTGGATGTGGCGGTGGCTCGCTCCCGAACTCGCCGCCGACCACCGCGTGTACGTGCCGGACCACCCCAAGCACGGGCAGAGCTGGCCCTGGCGGGCCCGCGCCGACCAGCGTGGCCAGGAGGACATGCTGGCCAGAATGCTCGATCACTGGCAGCTCGATTCCGCGACCATGATCGGGCTCTCGCTCGGTTCCGCCACCGCACTCGGCCACGCGCTCCGCCACCCGGAACGCGTCCAGCGATTGGTGCTGACCTCGAGCGGCGGGCTCCAGGACCGTGTCCAGAGCCATGAGTTCGCCTGGCTGTCCCTGCGCACCCCGTTCTCCTGGATGATCGGCCGGAGCATGACTCCGGAGTCCATCCGACGGTGGGTGCGCACGAAGGTGGCGTTCGCCGACTACGTGCCGTCGGCCGACATCGAGGCCCTCGCCGATCTCGCGGCCGAGGAGCTGCTCACGAAGCGGCGGCACGGCGGTCACCTGTTCTGCGACTGGAACCGCTACGAGACGGCGCCGCGTCACCACCGGGCGGACTTCAGTGATCGGGTGTCGGAACTCACGCAGCCGGTGCTCTTCGTGCACGGCGAGGACGATTCCGCGGTGCCACTGCGGTATCCGCGTGCGGCCGCCGCGGCGGCCCCGCGGGGTCAGCTGGTCGTGATCAAGGAAGCCGGCCACTTCTGCCCGGTCGAACGTCCGCGCGAGTACGGTGCGGCCGTCCGGAAGTTCCTGGCCGAGACCGCCACCTGCGCGTGA
- a CDS encoding conjugal transfer protein, whose product MARRSTAQGGGAPEAADGPREGAAERLRRPRAGSGGRWWVWVGRAVLWAFIIVVLFNGIWHPLREGFATPSAEEPAEQEEGTSFPETAAAAFAVRFAEHYLNVEEGGRKERAEALAAFVPDGAASSYEISGAPLTGTEIQVVQVDAADDNNAVVTLAADVNGSPMTLDVPVYAADPSSLVVSGQPALLAAPDKADLPEAPGVDVDTDARAELESMLPAFFEAYSATPEHLSQYVESGVQIAPLPADTLVFDKLEEVAVPGRTAAAGDEDVRQAVAEVVWRIPGGSGDDGATLTQSYQLTVVESGGKWYVRDIQGSPQALGR is encoded by the coding sequence ATGGCTCGGAGGTCGACCGCGCAGGGCGGCGGTGCGCCCGAGGCGGCCGACGGGCCCCGGGAGGGCGCCGCGGAGCGTCTGAGGCGCCCCAGGGCGGGCTCGGGCGGGCGCTGGTGGGTCTGGGTCGGCCGGGCGGTGCTCTGGGCCTTCATCATCGTCGTCCTGTTCAACGGGATCTGGCACCCGCTGCGCGAAGGCTTCGCGACCCCCTCCGCCGAGGAGCCGGCCGAGCAGGAGGAGGGCACGAGCTTCCCCGAGACCGCGGCCGCCGCCTTCGCCGTCCGCTTCGCCGAGCACTACCTCAACGTCGAGGAGGGCGGCCGGAAGGAGCGCGCCGAGGCGCTCGCCGCGTTCGTCCCGGACGGCGCCGCCTCCTCCTACGAGATCTCCGGCGCGCCGCTCACCGGCACCGAGATCCAGGTGGTCCAGGTCGACGCCGCCGACGACAACAACGCCGTGGTGACCCTGGCCGCCGACGTCAACGGCTCCCCGATGACCCTGGACGTCCCGGTGTACGCCGCGGACCCGTCCTCCCTGGTGGTCTCCGGGCAGCCGGCCCTGCTCGCCGCCCCCGACAAGGCGGACCTGCCCGAGGCGCCCGGCGTCGACGTGGACACCGACGCCCGCGCGGAGCTGGAGTCGATGCTCCCCGCGTTCTTCGAGGCCTACTCGGCCACCCCCGAGCACCTCTCCCAGTACGTGGAGAGCGGCGTGCAGATCGCCCCGCTGCCCGCCGACACCCTGGTGTTCGACAAGCTGGAGGAGGTCGCCGTCCCCGGCCGCACCGCCGCCGCCGGAGACGAGGACGTCCGCCAGGCCGTGGCCGAGGTCGTCTGGCGCATCCCCGGCGGCTCCGGCGACGACGGCGCGACCCTCACGCAGAGCTACCAGCTGACCGTGGTCGAGTCCGGTGGAAAGTGGTACGTGCGCGACATCCAGGGCTCACCCCAGGCTCTCGGCCGCTGA
- a CDS encoding conjugal transfer protein yields MDLPTYTNIWRIEKRLYKLYDFRLPQPLSVVTLGVFLGVLAIWAMLLRLVGFPLETPWHVVWIVPPFVITFLATRPVIEGKRLTELLASQLRFLAEARVYTRLSPEHEPAEVRVVVTVWHRDPAAGPLPAVTRARIIRPRKRARAVEEERPRTRPERVGAAAPPLPAPEVRRPAAEPEPLALPGTERTAPPREEPAPPPLRLASAPASLRRPDPEPREEPEPAEQVTEPAADLPEQPEQPGQREEPEPLPEVPEPLPSVEAEADAPAAEAQAAPAPAEERAEPAVRPRPARPRPERGGSAEDRRGIGTRVLNYFGFGLNRSAARPPAPEEEPERAEVTEPLFSERAEHAERARREALAAARRESEEWLLSVRDPADGPPAEEPEQPSRADSEARRRAEEMMAAPAPEQRHTGAAADSASPAPDEEAEETAASDRPAGRADAEPDRPSLRRLRGRAQGVRVARRLEQERADRAGQEGERVQAAPPAPRVRGRAVGAPAAPEEAAAQELRTSTRRPHAAPWELPERGAPSETAERAAAEETAESGAGRTAAEPAPAADGPDGPEGHDSAGKQRLEALDRHLAQVDTPAPPAPRFAEADDPAAARRRSSGWFTDVRPSQEKAAEKPEAPQQAERAEQPREEKRAEKKAKPGLQLDHGTGDQESFAATLPAPADRKPAAERKAERKSEYELDHGTGEHESFADTSAPDEAPERPAARAEAAGAAPGSTPPREQEKQEQEKERPAAPAEPAPAKSEYELDHGTGEHESFASSLPGTGADAPAGSENGSGGARQEWPEESRAPSAAPYKVTEPWSPMTSSAAATGTDPSEHRGDVQRRTEAPEAQGAAAGTGDASPAASGENLQGASDARTGSPTAVPEQAPASAEPSAQAGSASQDEEGTPPVAEPDASRAPAASAEAEAGAEKDASAASPQTPTETEPAAEERPDGARPGTAAEADGSSTDAAPSRQAAAPAAASSAPERPGLAAPEPAADSATEQPAGTARPATGQTEVPAEPGTTTAASSAADRPAGTGEPSAAAPSSAASGAEPAGPSAARPSAAGSSAAERGALPAKSEYELDHGTGEHESFVATAAPEREVEAPGEEADGGPDAAASAPGAPAEPARTADQAAPSPETEAPEGSAAKTSGAPAEGTADPGTPAPAARQEGTSAGRPGTAPAPSERAAGQASAGATTEAEAGDGRATAAASGAPAPEARREDTPEERPDAAPAPSEHTPEQASAGIRTGAEPDAEQAAPAAATPAASPATASSEAPTPAERPDAASEPPERAAGQAAAGSPADTGTAPERQPARVAEQEPPEGPADAEASSAAAPSGAPAPGARREGAPAERPDAAAPSGRAAEQASTGAGPEPAAEPQAAPVEPPVRPAEQATPAAAASAAAASAASAAAATFDAPADDAAAARPAGEPQRTTAEDLAAAEEAAFRARQARLGRGAETAEQQDHPSAPTGDGGRQGRSERLSRTDRTAPAGDGRGTGRPARTDRSEAARPAADQRGKTPDGAAPAPSRGDEGVFSRVAENARRLSSLFGGPEAGRTGAGGTGGSSRPAAPTDETRAENARRPRKSDGEERTAPAADRADGAGKDAKPALQLDHGTGEQDRLPRTRDGRDGRDASADTTTADRAAGTAGNTGTAPPAARPAAETGGTRGWRRLARVVTGGSAAPKAGRTGHTGPQAGDVDRIRSDIGRPRRIVVLGCTGGAGQTVTALLLGHTLATYRDERVIAVDVNPGVNGMSRRVGTQTPETLTSLLANTDGVDGYPDMRRYTSPTSTGLEVVSSLDDPYVQTLDDRDYAALADLLSGFYEVAVLDPAATGVARALPTADGLVLVAPASADAARSVAMTFEWLDGHGYADLRSRSVVVVNGVSRRSLTDVDEAEQVARGRCRAIVRVPWDDHITTGDLDGIEELRTSTRRAHAALAGVLMHALSPDARPAPGRGTRTEARR; encoded by the coding sequence ATGGATCTGCCCACTTACACCAATATCTGGCGCATCGAGAAGCGGCTGTACAAGCTGTACGACTTCCGCCTGCCGCAACCGCTCTCGGTCGTCACTCTCGGTGTGTTCCTGGGCGTCCTCGCCATCTGGGCGATGCTGCTCCGGCTGGTCGGCTTCCCGCTGGAGACCCCCTGGCACGTCGTCTGGATCGTCCCCCCGTTCGTCATCACCTTCCTCGCCACCCGGCCGGTGATCGAGGGCAAGCGCCTGACCGAGCTGCTCGCCTCCCAGCTGCGCTTCCTCGCCGAGGCCCGGGTCTACACCCGGCTCTCGCCCGAGCACGAGCCCGCCGAGGTCCGGGTCGTGGTGACCGTCTGGCACCGCGACCCGGCCGCCGGCCCGCTGCCCGCGGTGACCAGGGCGCGCATCATCCGCCCCCGCAAGCGCGCCCGCGCGGTCGAGGAGGAGCGGCCCCGCACCCGCCCCGAGCGCGTCGGCGCCGCCGCGCCCCCGCTGCCCGCCCCGGAGGTCCGCCGCCCCGCCGCCGAGCCGGAGCCGCTCGCCCTGCCCGGCACCGAGCGGACCGCGCCCCCGCGCGAGGAGCCCGCGCCCCCGCCGCTCCGGCTCGCCTCCGCACCGGCGTCCCTGCGCCGGCCGGACCCGGAACCGCGTGAGGAGCCCGAGCCCGCCGAGCAGGTCACCGAGCCGGCCGCGGACCTGCCCGAGCAGCCTGAGCAGCCCGGGCAGCGGGAGGAGCCCGAACCCCTCCCCGAGGTCCCCGAGCCGCTGCCCTCGGTCGAGGCGGAGGCGGACGCCCCGGCCGCCGAGGCGCAGGCCGCCCCCGCCCCGGCCGAGGAGCGCGCCGAGCCCGCCGTCCGGCCGCGCCCCGCCCGGCCCCGCCCGGAGCGCGGCGGCTCCGCCGAGGACCGCCGCGGCATCGGCACCCGGGTGCTCAACTACTTCGGCTTCGGCCTGAACCGCTCCGCGGCGCGGCCGCCGGCCCCGGAGGAGGAGCCGGAGCGGGCCGAGGTCACCGAGCCGCTGTTCAGCGAGCGCGCCGAGCACGCCGAGCGCGCCCGGCGCGAAGCGCTGGCCGCCGCGCGCCGGGAGAGCGAGGAGTGGCTGCTCAGCGTGCGCGACCCGGCCGACGGCCCGCCCGCCGAGGAGCCGGAGCAGCCGTCCCGCGCCGACAGCGAGGCCCGCCGGCGCGCCGAGGAGATGATGGCCGCCCCCGCACCCGAGCAGCGGCACACCGGCGCCGCGGCCGACTCCGCCTCCCCGGCCCCGGACGAAGAGGCCGAGGAGACCGCCGCCTCAGACCGCCCCGCCGGGCGGGCCGACGCCGAACCGGACCGCCCCTCGCTGCGCCGGCTGCGCGGCCGCGCCCAGGGCGTGCGGGTCGCCCGCCGCCTGGAGCAGGAGCGCGCCGACCGGGCCGGGCAGGAGGGGGAGCGCGTGCAGGCCGCTCCGCCCGCCCCCCGCGTCCGCGGCCGCGCCGTCGGCGCCCCGGCCGCCCCGGAGGAGGCCGCCGCCCAGGAGCTGCGCACCAGCACCCGCCGCCCGCACGCGGCCCCGTGGGAGCTGCCCGAGCGCGGCGCCCCGTCCGAGACCGCCGAACGGGCCGCCGCGGAGGAGACCGCGGAGAGCGGGGCCGGGCGGACCGCCGCCGAGCCCGCCCCGGCCGCGGACGGCCCCGACGGCCCCGAGGGCCACGACAGCGCCGGGAAGCAGAGGCTGGAGGCGCTGGACCGGCACCTCGCCCAGGTCGACACCCCCGCCCCGCCCGCCCCCCGGTTCGCCGAGGCCGACGACCCGGCCGCCGCCCGCCGGCGCTCCTCGGGCTGGTTCACCGACGTCCGCCCGTCGCAGGAGAAGGCGGCGGAGAAGCCCGAGGCCCCGCAGCAGGCGGAGCGGGCAGAGCAGCCGCGGGAGGAGAAGCGGGCGGAGAAGAAGGCCAAGCCCGGACTCCAGCTCGACCACGGCACCGGCGACCAGGAGAGCTTCGCCGCGACCCTGCCCGCCCCCGCCGACCGGAAGCCCGCCGCAGAGCGCAAGGCGGAGCGCAAGTCCGAGTACGAGCTGGACCACGGCACCGGCGAGCACGAGAGCTTCGCCGACACCTCCGCCCCGGACGAGGCGCCGGAGCGGCCCGCCGCCCGCGCGGAGGCCGCCGGCGCCGCCCCGGGGAGCACGCCGCCCCGGGAGCAGGAGAAGCAGGAGCAGGAGAAGGAGCGGCCCGCCGCCCCGGCCGAGCCCGCGCCGGCCAAGTCGGAGTACGAGCTGGACCACGGGACGGGCGAGCACGAGAGCTTCGCCTCTTCGCTGCCCGGCACGGGGGCGGACGCGCCCGCGGGCTCCGAGAACGGCTCCGGCGGCGCCCGTCAGGAGTGGCCGGAGGAGAGCCGGGCGCCCAGCGCCGCTCCGTACAAGGTCACCGAGCCGTGGTCGCCGATGACAAGTTCGGCTGCGGCCACCGGCACGGATCCTTCCGAGCACCGCGGCGACGTGCAGCGGCGCACCGAGGCCCCCGAGGCGCAGGGCGCCGCCGCGGGCACCGGCGACGCTTCGCCCGCAGCCTCCGGCGAGAACCTTCAGGGCGCTTCGGACGCCCGCACCGGTTCGCCCACCGCTGTCCCGGAGCAGGCCCCCGCCTCGGCCGAGCCGTCGGCGCAGGCCGGCTCGGCTTCCCAGGATGAGGAGGGCACGCCCCCGGTCGCAGAGCCCGACGCCTCCCGGGCCCCCGCCGCATCCGCGGAGGCCGAGGCAGGGGCAGAGAAGGACGCTTCGGCGGCGTCGCCGCAGACCCCCACCGAAACGGAGCCGGCCGCCGAGGAGCGTCCGGACGGAGCCCGGCCCGGTACCGCCGCGGAGGCCGACGGCTCCTCGACCGACGCCGCCCCGTCCCGGCAGGCCGCGGCCCCCGCCGCGGCGAGCAGTGCCCCCGAGCGTCCCGGGCTTGCGGCTCCGGAGCCCGCGGCGGACTCCGCCACGGAGCAGCCGGCCGGCACCGCCCGGCCCGCCACCGGGCAGACCGAGGTCCCCGCCGAGCCCGGCACGACGACCGCCGCCTCCTCCGCCGCCGACCGGCCGGCCGGAACAGGGGAGCCGTCCGCCGCCGCTCCGTCCTCGGCCGCCTCCGGTGCAGAGCCCGCAGGGCCCTCTGCAGCACGGCCCTCCGCGGCAGGATCCTCCGCCGCGGAGCGGGGCGCCCTGCCCGCCAAATCCGAGTACGAGCTGGACCACGGCACCGGCGAGCACGAGAGCTTCGTCGCCACCGCCGCCCCCGAGCGGGAGGTCGAGGCCCCCGGCGAGGAGGCGGACGGCGGCCCCGACGCCGCCGCCTCCGCCCCCGGAGCGCCGGCGGAGCCTGCGCGCACCGCCGACCAGGCCGCCCCCTCCCCGGAGACCGAGGCGCCCGAGGGAAGCGCCGCGAAGACGTCCGGCGCACCCGCCGAGGGGACCGCCGACCCCGGCACCCCCGCTCCGGCGGCGCGGCAGGAGGGCACGTCGGCCGGGCGTCCGGGCACCGCCCCCGCACCCTCTGAGCGGGCGGCCGGGCAGGCCTCCGCCGGGGCCACCACCGAGGCGGAGGCCGGCGACGGCCGGGCGACCGCCGCGGCTTCCGGTGCCCCGGCCCCGGAGGCGCGCCGGGAGGACACCCCGGAAGAGCGCCCGGACGCGGCCCCCGCGCCGTCCGAGCACACCCCGGAGCAGGCCTCCGCCGGGATCCGGACGGGAGCGGAGCCCGACGCCGAGCAGGCGGCCCCGGCCGCCGCCACCCCCGCCGCCTCCCCGGCGACCGCGTCTTCCGAGGCACCGACCCCGGCGGAGCGCCCGGACGCCGCCTCCGAACCGCCCGAGCGCGCGGCCGGGCAGGCCGCCGCCGGGAGTCCCGCGGACACGGGAACCGCCCCTGAGCGGCAGCCCGCCCGGGTCGCTGAGCAGGAGCCCCCCGAGGGCCCGGCCGACGCCGAGGCTTCCTCTGCGGCCGCGCCCTCCGGTGCCCCGGCCCCGGGGGCGCGCCGGGAAGGCGCCCCGGCGGAGCGTCCGGACGCCGCCGCGCCGTCCGGGCGCGCGGCCGAGCAGGCCTCCACCGGTGCAGGGCCGGAACCCGCCGCCGAGCCGCAGGCCGCTCCGGTGGAGCCGCCCGTCCGCCCCGCCGAGCAGGCGACCCCCGCGGCGGCCGCCTCCGCCGCAGCGGCTTCCGCTGCTTCGGCCGCCGCCGCGACCTTTGACGCCCCCGCCGACGACGCGGCCGCCGCCCGTCCGGCCGGCGAGCCCCAGCGCACCACCGCCGAGGACCTGGCCGCGGCCGAGGAGGCCGCCTTCCGGGCCCGCCAGGCCCGGCTGGGCCGCGGCGCCGAGACCGCCGAGCAGCAGGACCACCCCTCGGCGCCCACCGGGGACGGCGGCCGTCAGGGCCGTTCCGAGCGGCTCTCCCGCACCGACCGCACCGCCCCGGCCGGCGACGGCCGCGGCACCGGCCGCCCCGCCCGCACCGACCGCTCTGAGGCCGCCCGCCCCGCCGCCGACCAGCGCGGCAAGACCCCCGACGGCGCAGCGCCGGCGCCCTCCCGCGGCGACGAGGGCGTCTTCAGCCGGGTCGCGGAGAACGCCCGCCGGCTGAGCAGCCTGTTCGGCGGCCCGGAGGCGGGCCGCACCGGCGCCGGCGGCACCGGCGGGTCCTCCCGCCCGGCCGCCCCGACCGACGAGACCCGCGCCGAGAACGCCCGCCGCCCCCGGAAGAGCGACGGCGAAGAGCGCACCGCCCCCGCCGCCGACCGGGCCGACGGCGCCGGCAAGGACGCCAAGCCCGCGCTCCAGCTCGACCACGGCACCGGCGAGCAGGACCGCCTCCCGCGCACCCGCGATGGCCGCGACGGCCGGGACGCCTCCGCCGACACCACCACCGCCGACCGCGCCGCCGGCACTGCCGGGAACACCGGCACCGCCCCCCCGGCCGCCCGCCCCGCCGCCGAGACCGGCGGAACCCGCGGCTGGCGCCGGCTGGCCCGCGTCGTCACCGGAGGCTCGGCCGCCCCCAAGGCGGGCCGGACCGGCCACACCGGCCCGCAGGCCGGCGACGTCGACCGGATCCGCAGCGACATCGGCCGCCCGCGGCGGATCGTCGTGCTCGGCTGCACCGGCGGGGCCGGACAGACCGTCACCGCCCTCCTGCTCGGCCACACCCTGGCCACCTACCGGGACGAGCGGGTCATCGCCGTGGACGTCAACCCGGGCGTCAACGGCATGTCCCGCCGGGTCGGCACGCAGACCCCGGAGACGCTGACCTCCCTGCTGGCCAACACCGACGGCGTCGACGGCTACCCGGACATGCGCCGCTACACCTCGCCCACCTCCACCGGCCTGGAGGTCGTCTCCTCCCTCGACGACCCCTACGTGCAGACCCTCGACGACCGCGACTACGCCGCCCTCGCCGACCTGCTCTCCGGCTTCTACGAGGTCGCGGTCCTCGACCCGGCCGCCACCGGCGTCGCCCGCGCCCTGCCCACCGCCGACGGCCTGGTGCTGGTCGCCCCGGCCAGCGCCGACGCCGCCCGCTCGGTGGCGATGACCTTCGAGTGGCTGGACGGGCACGGCTACGCCGACCTGCGCTCCCGCTCCGTCGTCGTGGTGAACGGCGTCAGCCGGCGCAGCCTCACCGACGTGGACGAGGCCGAGCAGGTCGCCCGCGGCCGCTGCCGCGCCATCGTCCGCGTCCCCTGGGACGACCACATCACCACCGGAGACCTCGACGGCATCGAGGAGCTGCGCACCAGCACCCGCCGCGCGCACGCGGCGCTGGCCGGCGTCCTCATGCACGCGCTCTCCCCGGACGCCCGGCCGGCCCCCGGCCGCGGCACCCGCACGGAGGCGCGCCGATGA
- a CDS encoding ATP-binding protein produces MNSRGGSRLSVRYFDDRILLSDAEAWAYFRLPTVSYEFSTPEEREALATNVTIALAAIRMDDAEVHLRIAHRTYPAAQWATRLDETSDSGPGWYDYLDEMYRHVWAKDFWTKEVYLGVRLGLRGGVRGQLKQGVFAQLLGAYQRSEQVLGIDDPAIDAKELARWTEQAERLGRALAASSLHARHATANQVAWLLRHAVAGTAEEPRSSAAGRRTWGRGEIEQLVEGVVHNGRSMLKLEQFAGDTYVAYLSFSRFPDLMPFPDGEPWLHHADALPFPVEISSRMKLIPPAKASKDVSRKLAHARDMDAHIREAGADMPIALAEQIDAARMLEHGITKERLPFVYGWHRLMVSAPTEGELVQRVEAVVEHYRDIGIDVVNSTGDQLSLFNESLPGDRIRLGAYAQRQPLRTIAGGMPTATVDLGDRRDPSQGGGGWTGPYIGETLGRARSIVHFDPMVAAARNRPTAIAITGEPGGGKTTLALLLIYQLALRGVTVTAIDPKGDAESLVRLLQRRGRKARIMSLGSAQPGLLDPFAFGDDLPTKKTMATETLRLLLPRMSEERESAMIQAVAAVSNQPKPSLAKVVRYLERSHDPASRNLGAVLQSMSEMRLASLCFDPQGEAQIDTEGWTTVFTLGGLTLPDSTIQRDDYSYEQRLSVALLYLVSQFARRLMNGLDRHLPKAIFLDEAWAVTSTPEGAKLVPEVSRMGRSRNTALILVSQNAGDLLNEQVTNCLSSVFAFRSSERYEVESVMSLLGVEPTEEHQGMLRNLGNGECIFRDLDGRAGRIGVDLISEELLRWLDTNPTRQHPDDEEEEAFEGAEALIGTGRGNGQER; encoded by the coding sequence ATGAACAGCAGGGGCGGGAGCCGGCTCTCGGTCCGCTACTTCGACGACCGCATCCTGCTCAGCGACGCGGAGGCCTGGGCCTACTTCCGGCTGCCCACGGTCTCCTACGAGTTCTCCACCCCGGAGGAGCGGGAGGCGCTGGCCACCAACGTCACCATCGCGCTCGCCGCGATCCGGATGGACGACGCCGAGGTGCACCTGCGGATCGCGCACCGCACCTACCCGGCGGCGCAGTGGGCGACCCGGCTGGACGAGACCTCCGACTCCGGGCCCGGCTGGTACGACTACCTCGACGAGATGTACCGGCACGTGTGGGCCAAGGACTTCTGGACCAAGGAGGTCTACCTCGGGGTCCGGCTCGGGCTGCGCGGCGGCGTCCGCGGCCAGCTCAAGCAGGGTGTGTTCGCCCAGCTGCTCGGCGCCTACCAGCGCTCCGAGCAGGTGCTGGGCATCGACGACCCGGCCATCGACGCCAAGGAGCTGGCCCGCTGGACCGAGCAGGCCGAGCGGCTCGGCCGCGCGCTGGCCGCCAGTTCGCTGCACGCCCGGCACGCCACCGCCAACCAGGTCGCCTGGCTGCTCCGGCACGCGGTGGCCGGCACCGCCGAGGAGCCCCGCTCGTCGGCGGCCGGCCGGCGCACCTGGGGCCGCGGCGAGATCGAGCAGCTGGTGGAGGGCGTCGTCCACAACGGGCGCTCCATGCTCAAGCTGGAGCAGTTCGCCGGCGACACCTACGTCGCCTACCTGTCGTTCTCCCGCTTCCCGGACCTGATGCCGTTCCCCGACGGCGAGCCGTGGCTGCACCACGCCGACGCGCTGCCGTTCCCGGTGGAGATCAGCTCCCGGATGAAGCTGATCCCCCCGGCCAAGGCCAGCAAGGACGTCAGCCGCAAGCTCGCGCACGCCCGGGACATGGACGCCCACATCCGGGAGGCCGGCGCGGACATGCCCATCGCGCTGGCCGAGCAGATCGACGCCGCCCGGATGCTGGAGCACGGCATCACCAAGGAGCGGCTGCCGTTCGTCTACGGCTGGCACCGGCTGATGGTGTCGGCGCCCACCGAGGGCGAGCTGGTGCAGCGGGTCGAGGCGGTGGTGGAGCACTACCGCGACATCGGCATCGACGTGGTCAACTCCACCGGCGACCAGCTCTCGCTGTTCAACGAGTCGCTGCCCGGGGACCGGATCCGGCTCGGCGCCTACGCCCAGCGCCAGCCGCTGCGCACCATCGCCGGCGGCATGCCCACCGCCACCGTCGACCTGGGCGACCGGCGCGACCCCAGCCAGGGCGGGGGCGGCTGGACCGGCCCCTACATCGGCGAGACCCTGGGCCGGGCCCGCTCCATCGTGCACTTCGACCCGATGGTCGCCGCGGCCCGCAACCGCCCCACCGCCATCGCGATCACCGGCGAGCCCGGCGGCGGCAAGACCACCCTGGCGCTGCTGCTCATCTACCAGCTGGCGCTGCGCGGGGTGACGGTCACCGCGATCGACCCCAAGGGCGACGCGGAGTCCCTGGTCCGGCTGCTGCAGCGGCGCGGCCGCAAGGCGCGGATCATGTCGCTGGGCTCGGCCCAGCCGGGCCTGCTGGACCCGTTCGCGTTCGGCGACGACCTGCCGACGAAGAAGACCATGGCGACGGAGACGCTGCGGCTGCTGCTCCCGCGGATGAGCGAGGAGCGCGAGTCCGCGATGATCCAGGCCGTGGCGGCGGTGTCCAACCAGCCCAAGCCGAGCCTGGCCAAGGTCGTGCGGTACCTGGAGCGCTCGCACGACCCGGCCTCGCGCAACCTCGGCGCGGTGCTGCAGTCGATGTCGGAGATGCGGCTGGCCAGCCTCTGCTTCGACCCCCAGGGCGAGGCCCAGATCGACACCGAGGGGTGGACGACCGTGTTCACCCTGGGCGGGCTGACCCTGCCGGACTCCACCATCCAGCGCGACGACTACTCCTACGAGCAGCGGCTCAGCGTGGCGCTGCTCTACCTGGTCAGCCAGTTCGCCCGGAGACTGATGAACGGGCTCGACCGCCACCTGCCCAAGGCGATCTTCCTGGACGAGGCGTGGGCGGTGACCTCCACCCCCGAGGGCGCCAAGCTCGTCCCGGAGGTCAGCCGGATGGGGCGGTCCCGCAACACCGCACTGATCCTGGTCAGCCAGAACGCCGGCGACCTGCTGAACGAGCAGGTCACCAACTGCCTGTCGAGCGTGTTCGCCTTCCGGTCGAGCGAGCGCTACGAGGTGGAGAGCGTGATGTCGCTGCTCGGGGTCGAGCCGACCGAGGAGCACCAGGGCATGCTCCGCAACCTCGGCAACGGCGAATGCATCTTCCGCGACCTCGACGGGCGCGCCGGCCGCATCGGCGTCGACCTGATCTCCGAGGAGCTGCTGCGCTGGCTGGACACCAACCCGACCCGGCAGCACCCCGACGACGAGGAAGAAGAGGCCTTCGAGGGCGCGGAGGCACTGATCGGCACCGGCAGGGGCAACGGGCAGGAACGGTGA